One window of the Clostridium sp. MB40-C1 genome contains the following:
- a CDS encoding DUF1667 domain-containing protein, producing MSIRELICIGCPMGCQLEVEMEGNEVRNVKGNVCPRGKSYAEKECTNPTRIVTSSVLVEGGDMEILSVKTEHDVPKDKIFQCVKALKGVKVNAPINIGDIIVENVADTGVNIISTKKVVAV from the coding sequence ATGTCTATAAGGGAACTAATATGTATAGGCTGTCCTATGGGATGCCAACTTGAAGTTGAAATGGAAGGTAATGAGGTCAGAAACGTTAAAGGAAATGTATGTCCAAGAGGTAAGTCTTATGCAGAAAAAGAGTGTACAAATCCTACTAGAATAGTAACTTCATCTGTATTGGTTGAAGGTGGAGATATGGAAATTCTTTCTGTAAAGACAGAACATGATGTACCAAAAGATAAGATTTTTCAATGTGTAAAAGCTTTAAAGGGAGTAAAAGTAAATGCTCCTATAAATATAGGGGATATAATTGTAGAAAATGTAGCTGATACTGGAGTAAATATTATATCTACTAAAAAAGTTGTTGCAGTATAA